In a genomic window of Acropora muricata isolate sample 2 chromosome 2, ASM3666990v1, whole genome shotgun sequence:
- the LOC136899345 gene encoding G protein-coupled receptor 137Ba-like gives MEGNQGYRGRFATHVPTSRSMYKHETLSVPIFNNNTAPISIQPGISQVTHLSLAIVFTALFALLFLMILLQLCLILYFGHRRLSYQTVFLFIYLFWASLRTTLFSFYFNDSSGADSLSLLLRWLLLSLPIYLQFLTLSLLTLYLSKVVLRARRVPLDPIYSRKYLFSSFAAVNAIFLAINISSAFFCPRQDAHEMMVIVRVVINGFLFVLVGIVLCFCIIKITRPPAVNVLLEGQGASTRQGIILCVLVVLLYLSRVIYNLVAVTVPHDVSSFGFGWINVSDEGEIKYNASEHASIHEDIRDREFITFGVVLIVWEVLPTFMVVWFFRVRKPNIGDMGPTAIASQSCDKKSYFFDNPRRYDSDEDLTVSHGEVKGDYNIPGVLSPSNSSGVNVGGRAARSFGSGIRSGSFQRSNSTSNLCIPGTTPPQLFTAGSGYQPNVLVEEH, from the exons ATGGAAGGGAATCAAGGTTATCGAGGAAGATTCGCAACTCATGTCCCCACTTCAAGGAGCATGTACAAGCACGAGACATTAAGTGTGCCCATTTTTAACAACAATACTGCTCCGATCTCGATCCAGCCTGGAATCTCTCAAGTTACTCATCTAAGCTTGGCAATTGTCTTTACAGCTTTGTTTGCGCTTTTGTTTCTGATGATTCTGCTTCAACTCTGCCTTATTTTGTACTTTGGTCATCGACGTCTGTCATATCAAactgttttcttgtttatctacttattttgggcatcgcttagAACTAcactgttttcattttatttcaacgATTCTTCAGGGGCAGACTCGTTAAGCCTGCTCTTAAGATGGTTGCTCCTTTCTTTGCCGATTTATCTTCAATTTCTTACACTGTCGCTATTAACCCTGTATCTATCCAAG GTTGTGCTGAGAGCTCGAAGGGTTCCACTTGACCCAATCTATTCTAG GAAATATCTTTTCTCGTCATTTGCTGCAGTGAATGCAATTTTCCTGGCAATAAACATCTCCAGTGCATTTTTTTGTCCAAGGCAGGATGCTCATGAAATGATGGTCATAGTGAGGGTGGTTATAAATGGTTTTCTGTTTGTTCTGGTTGGAATTGTACTGTGTTTCTGTATTATAAAG ATTACAAGACCCCCAGCTGTAAATGTGTTACTGGAGGGTCAG GGAGCATCAACTCGACAAGGCATAATTCTGTGTGTTTTGGTTGTCCTTTTGTATTTGTCACGTGTTATTTACAACCTTGTCGCTGTTACTGTGCCTCATGATGTGTCATCTTTTGGATTTGGTTGGATTAATGTCTCAGATGAG GGGGAAATCAAATACAATGCATCTGAGCATGCCAGCATACACGAAGACATTCGTGACAGAGAATTTATCACATTTGGTGTGGTGCTGATTGTTTGGGAGGTTCTTCCTACCTTTATGGTTGTTTGGTTTTTTCGGGTCAGGAAACCCAATATAGGAGACATG GGGCCTACCGCCATCGCGTCTCAAAGTTGCGACAAGAAATCGTACTTTTTTGACAACCCTCGGAGATATGACTCTGACGAAGACCTTACAGTCTCTCATGGAGAAGTAAAAGG CGATTACAATATCCCAGGAGTTCTTAGTCCGTCAAATTCTTCCGGTGTTAACGTCGGCGGCCGAGCTGCCCGATCTTTTGGGTCAGGCATACGCAGTGGAAGTTTCCAAAGAAGCAACAGTACCTCAAACTTGTGTATACCTGGTACCACTCCTCCTCAATTGTTCACTGCCGGGTCTGGGTACCAACCTAATGTGTTGGTTGAAGAGCATTGA
- the LOC136899376 gene encoding syntaxin-5-like codes for MITRRRRTRSSGEENTTLVEYCSENNFITASLDMTTCRDRTSEFISAVKSLQSRQGNNFTGGRLDHQRPKGLQKSQFFLIAKHIGKDISNTFAKLEKLAILAKKKSLFDDRPMEIQELTYIIKQDITSLNQQIGQLQELVRSKAGTQGKHLQTHSSTVVLSLQSKLAKMSKDFKGVLEVRTENLKQQKERREQFSQGSAADSLPPTAIEGSVLQRSNAARGIGQGGSDAVAIDMDQLDNRTLMSSDMSQIQIVEQQDDYINARATAMENIESTIVELGSIFQELAHMVKEQEEQIQRIDANVEATELNVEAAHGELLKYFQSVTSNRWLIIKVFCVLIIFFIIFVVFMT; via the exons ATGATCACTAGACGCCGCCGAACAAGATCGAGCGGTGAAGAGAACACTACTCTTGTGGAATATTGTAGTGAAAATAACTTTATTACAGCGTCTTTAGACATGACGACTTGTAGAGACAGAACCTCAGAGTTTATCTCTGCTGTAAAGTCGCTCCAATCACGACAG GGCAATAACTTCACTGGTGGACGGTTAGATCATCAGAGACCCAAGGGACTCCAAAAAAGTCAATTCTTCCTCATTGCCAA acACATTGGCAAAGACATCAGTAACACTTTTGCAAAACTGGAGAAGCTTGCTATAT TGGCCAAGAAGAAATCCTTATTTGATGACAGACCAATGGAAATTCAGGAACTTACTTACATAATAAAACAG GACATTACTAGCCTCAACCAACAAATTGGTCAACTACAAGAG cttGTGAGATCCAAGGCTGGTACACAGGGCAAGCATTTGCAAACTCATTCCAGTACTGTGGTTCTCTCACTGCAG tcaaaattagcaaaaatgtCAAAGGATTTCAAGGGAGTCTTGGAAGTCAGGACTGAG AACCTTAAACAACAGAAGGAAAGAAGGGAACAGTTCTCACAGGGAAGTGCTGCTGACAGTTTGCCACCAACAGCAATAGAAGGTTCAGTCCTGCAGCGATCCAATGCAGCACGTGGCATTGGTCAGGGAGGCAGTGATGCTGTGGCAATAGATATGGATCAACTGGATAACAGAACACTCATGTCCAGTGACATGAGTCAAATACAGATTGTGGAGCAACAG GATGACTATATTAATGCTCGAGCCACCGCTATGGAAAACATCGAGTCAACAATTGTTGAGTTGGGCAGTATTTTCCAAGAGCTTGCGCACATGGTGAAAGAACAGGAAGAACAAATTCAAAG AATTGACGCTAATGTAGAGGCCACAGAACTAAATGTGGAAGCGGCACATGGTGAACTTCTCAAGTATTTCCAATCAGTCACTTCTAACAGATGGTTAATCATCAAAGTATTCTGTGTCCTCAtcattttcttcattatttttgttgtttttatgacTTAG
- the LOC136899355 gene encoding substance-P receptor-like, translating into MASNETEVSIPSSPSFTNTTVVTELYVDNLPVWVHIFGFSLYVILLIMVFFVDTTILFVFWRLKELRNITNNLLCNMVAADLLFALQTPFEGISILSDEWELGNDLCKLHRFLLHTYYNVVILSLTIVSVERYFAICQPMRFKKHEVTFRCGRLIVVAWVASLILSVPQLCLSSVYTVKGKLVCMEERPEDYLKVFLAYHVPIFFALYFVPILTMCFTYIKVSKQLNDVVGRYRERSRFDVCSALKMRKNIIRMLLVVFLVFVICLTPLTFMELIHVTPIMKKYDPFGFLSVGVGMLAFSHALFNPLVSSFMSREFRKAAKKAFSCPKKIEFCKLKRKTINNEKKRKDMTQSGVQIGKKADNAVYQQEHAFNKRATLSFETITESTDVVSNEE; encoded by the coding sequence ATGGCCAGCAATGAAACTGAGGTATCAATTCCATCATCACCAAGTTTCACGAACACCACAGTTGTGACGGAACTGTACGTTGACAATCTACCAGTATGGGTACACATTTTTGGATTCTCTTTGTACGTCATATTGCTCATCATGGTGTTCTTTGTCGATACGAccattttgtttgtattttggcGACTGAAAGAGTTACGAAATATTACGAACAATTTGCTCTGCAACATGGTCGCAGCGGATTTGTTATTCGCCCTTCAAACTCCTTTTGAAGGAATCTCCATTTTAAGCGATGAGTGGGAATTGGGTAATGACCTTTGCAAGCTGCACCGTTTTCTGTTGCATACATATTACAATGTTGTCATCCTAAGTCTGACAATCGTCAGTGTGGAAAGATATTTTGCAATATGTCAACCCATGCGTTTCAAGAAACACGAAGTTACTTTCAGGTGTGGAAGGCTAATCGTAGTTGCTTGGGTAGCCTCGTTGATTTTGTCTGTGCCTCAGTTGTGTCTTAGTTCTGTTTACACAGTGAAAGGCAAACTTGTCTGTATGGAAGAACGGCCTGAAGATTACTTAAAAGTCTTTCTTGCTTATCATGTTCCAATATTCTTTGCCTTGTACTTTGTCCCCATTTTGACGATGTGCTTCACTTACATAAAAGTTTCCAAGCAACTAAACGATGTGGTGGGAAGATATCGCGAAAGATCGCGATTTGACGTTTGCAGCGCTTTAAAAATGCGAAAGAATATAATCAGAATGCTTTTGGTGGTGTTTCTAGTCTTCGTTATCTGTCTAACGCCCTTAACCTTCATGGAACTGATTCACGTCACACCAATTATGAAGAAGTATGACCCTTTTGGTTTTCTCTCTGTCGGAGTGGGCATGTTGGCCTTTTCACATGCTCTGTTTAATCCTTTAGTGAGTTCTTTTATGAGCAGAGAATTCAGGAAGGCAGCAAAAAAGGCCTTCAGTTGTCCgaagaaaattgaattttgcaAACTAAAACGCAAGACAATTAACAACGAGAAAAAACGGAAAGATATGACGCAAAGCGGTGTTCAAATAGGAAAGAAGGCAGACAATGCTGTATATCAGCAGGAACATGCTTTTAATAAGCGAGCAACGTTATCATTTGAAACGATCACTGAATCAACTGATGTGGTGAGCaatgaagaataa